One Rhodobacter sp. CZR27 DNA segment encodes these proteins:
- the cutA gene encoding divalent-cation tolerance protein CutA, whose protein sequence is MAIGIYTTVASDEDARALARAALDRRLCACVHLEPIESLYRWKGELCEDREVRILFKTIESRRAALEALIAGSHGYETPAIWTVRFDAVDPAYAAWIESEAGG, encoded by the coding sequence ATGGCCATCGGCATCTACACCACCGTTGCCAGCGACGAGGATGCCCGGGCGTTGGCGCGCGCGGCGCTGGACCGGCGCCTGTGCGCCTGCGTGCATCTCGAACCGATCGAGAGCCTCTATCGCTGGAAAGGCGAGCTTTGCGAGGATCGCGAGGTGCGGATCCTGTTCAAGACCATCGAGAGCCGCCGCGCGGCGCTGGAAGCGCTGATCGCCGGAAGCCACGGTTACGAGACGCCGGCGATCTGGACGGTCCGCTTCGACGCGGTCGATCCCGCCTATGCCGCCTGGATCGAGAGCGAAGCCGGCGGGTGA
- a CDS encoding DegQ family serine endoprotease codes for MPMPTLRTSLRSVLLATTLLAAGVAGTTLPPAPAHAEVPMQGYADLVARISPAVVFIEVTSQSKEASGPAGGPMEEFLRRFGEMNPQFRIPDGPQEERVMHGLGSGFLISEDGIVVTNNHVVENATEMNVKLQDGREFRAEIVGTDPMTDIAVIRLKDARDLPFVEFGDSEKLRVGDAVVAVGNPFGLGGTVTSGIVSAMGRNINSGPYDDYIQTDAAINQGNSGGPLFDTSGKVVGMNTAIFSPSGGSVGIGFSIPADTVREVVAQLQEKGTVSRGWLGVTIQPMTPDIARALGIEGREGALVAEVQQDSPAAEAGIRSGDVISAVNGREVGRHDSLPRLIAAIPNGERAELTIERDGREREVTVTIGELSPDRMQMAAATPEGLGAPLGVGIEPLAPALARQLGLSPDLEGVVITSVDPSGPNADRLMPGDVIEEAAGRPVASPRDLAAAVSESRGKGVLLLKVLRQGSPVYVGAELASS; via the coding sequence ATGCCCATGCCTACCCTGCGGACCTCGCTGAGGTCCGTCCTGCTCGCCACCACGCTTCTGGCCGCGGGCGTCGCGGGCACCACCCTGCCGCCGGCTCCCGCCCATGCCGAGGTTCCAATGCAGGGCTATGCGGACCTCGTCGCCCGGATCTCGCCCGCCGTCGTCTTCATCGAGGTTACCTCGCAGTCGAAGGAGGCCTCGGGGCCCGCCGGCGGCCCGATGGAGGAGTTCCTGCGCCGCTTCGGCGAGATGAACCCGCAGTTCCGCATTCCGGACGGGCCGCAGGAAGAGCGCGTGATGCACGGGCTGGGCTCGGGGTTCCTGATCTCGGAGGACGGGATCGTGGTGACCAACAACCACGTGGTCGAGAACGCCACCGAGATGAACGTGAAGCTTCAGGACGGCCGCGAATTCAGGGCCGAGATCGTCGGCACGGACCCGATGACCGACATCGCGGTGATCCGGCTGAAGGACGCGCGCGACCTGCCCTTCGTGGAGTTCGGCGACAGCGAGAAGCTGCGCGTCGGCGATGCGGTGGTGGCGGTCGGCAACCCCTTCGGGCTGGGTGGCACCGTCACCTCGGGGATCGTCTCGGCCATGGGCCGCAACATCAACTCCGGCCCCTATGACGACTACATCCAGACCGATGCCGCGATCAACCAGGGCAACTCGGGCGGGCCGCTGTTCGACACCTCGGGCAAGGTCGTCGGCATGAACACGGCGATCTTCTCGCCCTCGGGCGGCTCGGTCGGCATCGGCTTCTCGATCCCCGCCGATACCGTGCGCGAGGTGGTGGCGCAGCTGCAGGAGAAGGGGACTGTCTCCCGCGGCTGGCTGGGCGTGACGATCCAGCCGATGACGCCGGACATTGCCCGCGCGCTCGGGATCGAGGGGCGCGAGGGGGCGCTGGTGGCCGAGGTCCAGCAGGACAGCCCCGCGGCCGAGGCCGGCATCCGGAGTGGCGACGTCATCTCCGCCGTGAACGGGCGCGAGGTGGGCCGGCACGACTCGCTGCCGCGGCTGATCGCGGCCATCCCCAATGGCGAGCGGGCCGAATTGACGATCGAGCGCGACGGCCGCGAGCGCGAGGTGACCGTGACGATCGGCGAGCTTTCGCCCGATCGCATGCAGATGGCGGCAGCCACGCCCGAGGGTCTGGGCGCGCCGCTCGGCGTCGGGATCGAGCCGCTGGCACCGGCGCTGGCGCGGCAGCTCGGGCTGTCTCCGGATCTCGAGGGCGTGGTCATCACCTCCGTCGATCCGTCGGGTCCGAATGCCGACCGGCTGATGCCCGGCGACGTGATCGAGGAGGCCGCGGGGCGGCCCGTCGCCTCGCCGCGCGATCTTGCCGCCGCGGTCTCTGAGTCGCGCGGCAAGGGGGTGCTGCTGCTGAAGGTCCTGCGTCAGGGCAGCCCGGTCTATGTCGGGGCCGAACTCGCCTCGTCCTGA
- a CDS encoding FAD-dependent oxidoreductase, with product MLPASSGRIVVSARIVVLGGGFGGMYAARALKRRLGSRAEIELVNAENYFVFQPLLPEVGAGSITPAHAVSPLRFLLRDVFVRKAVVDSVDLERKTVTVFQGIQRRPTEVPYDHLVIALGQTVDLSRMPGLVEHALTMRTLEDARRLRAHVIEQLEHAQITRLPEVKRGALTFCVVGGGFSGIETVGEMKDLIDRSLKFYPDIDPSEVRVMVIEFAQRILGEMSENLADYATRVLRDRGIEVKLGTGVASATGTQLVTTTGEIIDTRTIVATIGNAPSPVVRRMGLPFDRGRIAVERTLAVKGHANVWALGDCALIALKDAPEGPRDFAPPTAQFAVREAQLLAENIAATVEGRAPKPFDYRSKGALASLGARKGVAQVMGLELKGFPAWLLWRFYYLAFLPGLTTRIFVLINWFMDGISPRSVVQLRTQAPPALRYLRYRAGDVIYEVGNRSDGFYTVVTGAVEMTRTDPETGQTQTRIIGPGDHFGERMILGATRRKTAVRAVEDTKVLVMDREEFLKLAESFSAFRDYFAPYMARHGVSWPPEAGTDDPAGGR from the coding sequence ATGCTGCCCGCATCAAGCGGGAGAATCGTCGTGAGTGCACGGATCGTGGTTCTGGGCGGGGGTTTCGGCGGGATGTATGCCGCGCGGGCGCTGAAGCGCCGGCTGGGAAGCAGGGCCGAGATCGAGCTGGTCAATGCCGAGAACTACTTCGTCTTCCAGCCGCTGCTGCCCGAGGTTGGCGCCGGATCGATCACGCCCGCCCATGCGGTCTCGCCGCTTCGCTTCCTTCTGCGCGACGTCTTCGTGCGCAAGGCGGTGGTGGACAGCGTCGATCTGGAGCGCAAGACCGTCACCGTCTTTCAGGGCATCCAGCGCCGCCCGACCGAGGTGCCCTATGACCATCTGGTGATCGCGCTGGGGCAGACGGTGGACCTGTCGCGCATGCCGGGCCTCGTCGAGCATGCGCTGACCATGCGCACGCTGGAAGATGCCCGCCGCCTGCGCGCCCATGTGATCGAGCAGCTGGAACATGCCCAGATCACCCGCCTGCCCGAGGTCAAGCGCGGCGCCCTGACCTTCTGCGTGGTGGGCGGCGGCTTCTCGGGGATCGAGACGGTGGGCGAGATGAAGGACCTCATCGACCGCTCGCTGAAGTTCTATCCCGACATCGACCCCTCCGAGGTGCGGGTGATGGTGATCGAGTTCGCACAGCGCATCCTGGGCGAGATGTCGGAGAACCTTGCCGACTATGCCACGCGGGTCCTGCGCGACCGGGGGATCGAGGTGAAGCTCGGGACGGGCGTCGCCAGTGCTACGGGAACGCAGCTCGTCACCACCACGGGCGAGATCATCGACACCCGCACCATCGTCGCCACCATCGGCAATGCACCTTCCCCGGTGGTGCGGCGCATGGGGCTGCCCTTCGACCGTGGGCGGATCGCGGTCGAGCGGACACTCGCGGTGAAGGGCCACGCGAATGTCTGGGCACTTGGCGACTGCGCGCTGATCGCGCTGAAGGATGCGCCGGAGGGGCCGCGCGATTTTGCCCCGCCCACAGCGCAGTTCGCGGTGCGCGAAGCGCAGCTGCTGGCCGAGAACATCGCCGCCACGGTGGAAGGTCGCGCCCCCAAGCCCTTCGACTACCGCTCGAAGGGGGCGCTTGCCTCGCTTGGCGCACGCAAGGGCGTGGCGCAGGTGATGGGGCTGGAGCTGAAGGGCTTTCCGGCATGGCTGCTGTGGCGGTTCTACTACCTCGCCTTCCTGCCCGGCCTGACGACGCGGATCTTCGTGCTGATCAACTGGTTCATGGACGGGATCAGCCCCCGCAGCGTCGTGCAGCTTCGCACGCAGGCGCCGCCGGCGCTGCGTTACCTGCGCTATCGCGCGGGGGACGTGATCTACGAGGTCGGCAACCGCTCGGACGGCTTCTATACCGTGGTGACCGGCGCGGTCGAGATGACGCGGACCGACCCCGAGACCGGCCAGACCCAGACCCGGATCATCGGCCCGGGCGATCATTTCGGCGAGCGGATGATCCTTGGCGCGACGCGCCGCAAGACCGCGGTCCGCGCCGTCGAGGATACCAAGGTGCTGGTGATGGACCGCGAGGAGTTCCTAAAGCTCGCCGAAAGCTTCTCGGCCTTCCGGGACTATTTCGCGCCCTACATGGCGCGGCATGGGGTCAGCTGGCCGCCGGAGGCCGGGACCGACGATCCTGCCGGCGGCAGATGA
- a CDS encoding Twin-arginine translocation pathway signal, whose amino-acid sequence MTLTNRSTLTRRELLSRSMAAGATFAIGTGFVAARDAAWALEVNQLKPGTMATLIQMARDIYPHDRLADEFYAVAVKGYDVPESAPMIEEGIAGLDAAARGRGFPSYLETGWERDRVDLLRGMQDGEFFQTIRGGLVTGLYNQKAIWPLFGYEGESFSHGGYIERGFNDISWI is encoded by the coding sequence ATGACATTGACGAACCGCAGCACGCTCACCCGGCGTGAGCTGCTGTCCCGCAGCATGGCGGCGGGCGCGACCTTCGCGATCGGCACGGGCTTCGTGGCAGCGCGCGATGCGGCCTGGGCACTGGAGGTGAACCAGCTGAAGCCCGGCACCATGGCCACGCTGATCCAGATGGCGCGGGACATCTATCCCCACGACCGCCTGGCCGACGAGTTCTACGCCGTGGCCGTGAAGGGCTATGACGTGCCCGAGAGCGCGCCCATGATCGAGGAAGGCATCGCCGGCCTTGACGCCGCCGCGCGCGGCAGGGGCTTTCCCAGCTATCTCGAGACCGGATGGGAGCGTGACCGCGTCGACCTGCTGCGCGGCATGCAGGACGGAGAGTTCTTCCAGACGATCCGCGGCGGCCTCGTGACCGGCCTCTACAACCAGAAGGCCATCTGGCCCCTGTTCGGCTACGAGGGCGAAAGCTTCAGCCACGGCGGCTACATCGAGCGCGGCTTCAACGACATCAGCTGGATCTGA
- a CDS encoding response regulator transcription factor: MKILLAEDDRQTADYLRQGLTAEGYSVDHVPDGREALVQATLQPYDLMVIDRMMPGLDGLSLVKALRSAQVKAPILILTAMGGVTDRVEGLQAGADDYLVKPFAFSELSARLSALARRPALHEGARDLLRVGDLTLDTVRRTVTRGGTEIDLQPREFRLLEHLMRAAGRVQTRTMLLEAVWDFHFDPGTSVVETHISRLRAKIDRPFDKPLLHTVRGAGYMLKA; the protein is encoded by the coding sequence ATGAAGATCCTGCTTGCCGAAGACGATCGCCAGACCGCGGATTACCTGCGCCAGGGCCTGACGGCCGAGGGCTACAGCGTCGATCACGTTCCCGACGGGCGCGAGGCGCTGGTGCAGGCGACGCTGCAGCCCTATGACCTGATGGTGATCGACCGGATGATGCCCGGGCTCGACGGGCTGTCGCTGGTCAAGGCGCTGCGCAGCGCACAGGTCAAGGCGCCGATCCTGATACTGACGGCGATGGGCGGCGTGACCGACCGGGTCGAAGGGCTTCAGGCCGGCGCGGACGACTACCTCGTGAAGCCCTTCGCCTTCTCGGAACTCTCGGCACGGCTGAGCGCGCTGGCGCGGCGCCCGGCGTTGCACGAGGGCGCGCGTGACCTGCTGCGGGTGGGCGACCTGACGCTCGACACGGTGCGCCGGACGGTAACCCGCGGCGGGACCGAGATCGACCTGCAGCCGCGCGAGTTCCGGCTGCTCGAGCATCTGATGCGCGCCGCCGGCCGGGTCCAGACCCGGACCATGCTGCTCGAGGCGGTGTGGGATTTCCACTTCGATCCCGGCACCAGCGTCGTCGAGACCCACATCAGCCGGCTGCGCGCCAAGATCGACCGCCCGTTCGACAAGCCGCTGCTGCACACCGTGCGCGGCGCGGGCTACATGCTGAAGGCATGA
- a CDS encoding sulfotransferase yields the protein MGDYRLLDRLLHRAALQVGPIAELSFDLDQRSARIAPDGVAQGRHVFVSGLARAGTTILMRRIHASGQFRSLTYRDMPFVLAPNLWGRLAGGSSAPGEAKERAHGDRIRVDADSPESLDEVFWRIFDGSYIASDHLSPHDPDDATLDRYVRYVAAILASGRRQRYLSKNNNAILRLPALRRAFPKAVILVPFRDPLTHAASLQRQHGNFLARQDSDRFVRAYMRWLGHHEFGRDHRPFRFDAEGATRLAPHRPDGIGYWLEIWRQTYGWLERTAPADAVFVCYESLCRDPAVWAGLAALCAIDPGPTTEEPFSPSKLEPDDTAPPDLLAEARALYDRLADRAARALPPVRDASRSAI from the coding sequence ATGGGTGACTACCGCCTGCTCGACCGGCTGCTGCACCGCGCGGCGCTGCAGGTCGGCCCGATCGCCGAACTGAGCTTCGACCTCGACCAGAGGTCGGCCCGCATCGCCCCCGACGGGGTGGCGCAGGGCCGACACGTCTTCGTCTCGGGCCTCGCCCGTGCCGGGACGACGATCCTGATGCGCCGGATCCATGCGAGCGGCCAGTTCCGCTCGCTGACCTATCGCGACATGCCCTTCGTGCTGGCCCCGAACCTCTGGGGCCGGCTGGCGGGCGGGTCCTCCGCCCCCGGCGAGGCGAAGGAGCGCGCGCATGGCGACCGCATCCGCGTCGATGCCGACAGCCCGGAAAGCCTGGACGAGGTGTTCTGGCGCATCTTCGACGGAAGCTACATCGCCTCCGATCATCTCTCGCCGCACGATCCCGATGACGCGACGCTTGACCGCTATGTCCGCTATGTCGCCGCGATCCTCGCCTCGGGCAGGCGGCAGCGTTACCTGTCGAAGAACAACAACGCCATCCTGCGGCTGCCTGCGCTGCGGCGCGCCTTCCCGAAGGCGGTGATCCTCGTGCCCTTCCGGGACCCGCTGACGCATGCCGCCTCGTTGCAGAGGCAGCATGGCAATTTCCTCGCCCGGCAGGACAGCGACAGGTTCGTGCGCGCCTACATGAGGTGGCTGGGCCACCACGAGTTCGGCCGCGACCACCGCCCTTTCCGCTTCGACGCCGAGGGCGCCACCCGCCTCGCGCCGCACCGCCCCGACGGGATCGGCTACTGGCTCGAGATCTGGCGCCAGACCTATGGCTGGCTGGAGCGGACGGCGCCCGCCGATGCGGTCTTCGTCTGCTACGAGAGCCTCTGCCGCGATCCGGCGGTCTGGGCAGGGCTGGCCGCGCTCTGTGCCATTGATCCGGGACCCACGACCGAAGAGCCGTTCTCGCCGTCGAAGCTCGAACCTGACGATACCGCCCCGCCCGACCTTCTGGCCGAGGCCCGTGCGCTTTACGATCGGCTGGCGGACCGCGCGGCCCGCGCCCTGCCCCCGGTCCGTGACGCCTCCCGCAGCGCGATCTAG
- a CDS encoding arylsulfotransferase family protein yields MDRTVPLWLVLFLVLVWLLLTVAFGWAVKATVYGSDSAGAAGRAAVAIASFPTTTKDVLLQLASQARGEYEDEALGLPRDPGIDTTGFVPIDSGPDLDIPGLLVRADHDRMVPGRRLIAGAFEINGEIRNAALLLSPDLKVERSWMLDEIAVGGQEPRETARKFVHGVEILRDGSLIFTFDGSISLQRFDACGGRLWTTPGNFHHSVAQHEEAGTVWTFSDWTVLAEVSVEDGRVLRQIAVEDIIARNPMIDILGLRIYDENDPDQNQRNVTGEWLYDPFHFNDAEPLPAALAAAFPGFEAGDLLISARSLNLVFVLDPDTLQIKWWRVGATQRQHDPDWLPDGTISVLDNRMSRDASAIKRIDPVTYDATVKLDGQKMNFFTRIRGKHQTLENGGTVVSSTQQGRAFETDAEGHPVLEVLNHKPGDESLFYVISEMRWLPSDYFTEELMPCTVSQ; encoded by the coding sequence ATGGATCGAACCGTACCGCTTTGGCTTGTGCTGTTTCTGGTTCTCGTGTGGCTTCTTCTCACGGTGGCATTCGGCTGGGCGGTGAAGGCCACCGTCTACGGCAGCGACAGCGCGGGTGCGGCGGGGCGGGCCGCCGTCGCCATCGCCTCGTTTCCGACGACGACCAAGGATGTGCTGCTCCAACTCGCCAGCCAGGCGCGGGGCGAATATGAGGACGAGGCGCTCGGCCTGCCGCGCGATCCGGGCATCGACACCACCGGTTTCGTGCCCATCGACTCCGGCCCCGATCTCGACATCCCCGGCCTACTGGTCCGCGCCGACCACGACCGGATGGTGCCCGGCCGGCGGCTGATCGCGGGCGCCTTCGAGATCAACGGCGAGATCCGCAACGCGGCGCTCCTGCTCTCGCCCGACCTGAAGGTCGAGCGCAGCTGGATGCTGGACGAGATCGCCGTGGGCGGACAGGAGCCGCGCGAGACCGCGCGCAAGTTCGTCCACGGGGTCGAGATCCTGCGCGACGGCTCGCTGATCTTCACCTTCGACGGCAGCATCTCGCTGCAGCGCTTCGACGCCTGCGGCGGACGGCTCTGGACGACGCCGGGGAACTTCCACCATTCGGTCGCGCAGCACGAGGAGGCGGGCACCGTCTGGACCTTCAGCGACTGGACCGTGCTGGCCGAGGTCTCGGTCGAGGACGGCCGCGTGCTGCGCCAGATCGCGGTCGAGGACATCATCGCACGCAACCCGATGATCGACATCCTCGGGCTTCGGATCTACGACGAGAACGATCCGGATCAGAACCAGCGGAACGTCACGGGCGAGTGGCTTTACGATCCGTTTCACTTCAACGATGCCGAGCCGCTGCCGGCCGCACTGGCCGCGGCCTTCCCGGGCTTCGAGGCCGGCGACCTGCTCATCAGCGCCCGATCGCTCAACCTGGTCTTCGTGCTCGACCCCGACACGCTGCAGATCAAGTGGTGGCGGGTGGGCGCGACGCAGCGCCAGCACGATCCCGACTGGCTGCCGGATGGCACGATCAGCGTGCTGGACAACCGCATGAGCCGCGATGCCAGCGCCATCAAGCGCATCGACCCCGTGACCTATGACGCGACCGTCAAGCTGGACGGGCAGAAGATGAACTTCTTCACCCGCATCCGGGGGAAGCACCAGACGCTGGAGAACGGCGGCACCGTCGTCTCGAGCACCCAGCAGGGCCGCGCCTTTGAAACGGATGCCGAAGGCCACCCCGTCCTCGAGGTTCTCAACCACAAGCCCGGCGACGAGAGCCTGTTCTACGTCATCTCCGAAATGAGGTGGCTGCCCTCCGATTACTTCACAGAGGAATTGATGCCATGCACCGTCTCGCAATGA
- a CDS encoding ribbon-helix-helix domain-containing protein: MCQIFARQDPAGYRPITRRLRLNGQSTSIRLERLFWEILDGIARSEGLSTPAFVSKLHSEVLIAAGEAHNFTSLLRCTCLIELHRQRSAFAAE; the protein is encoded by the coding sequence ATGTGCCAGATCTTCGCCCGCCAGGATCCAGCAGGATATCGCCCCATCACCCGCCGCCTGAGGCTCAACGGACAGAGCACGAGCATCCGCCTCGAGCGTCTGTTCTGGGAGATCCTCGACGGCATCGCACGATCCGAAGGGCTTTCGACGCCGGCCTTCGTCTCGAAGCTGCATTCGGAAGTGCTGATCGCCGCAGGCGAGGCGCACAACTTCACCTCGCTGCTGCGCTGCACCTGCCTGATCGAACTTCATCGCCAGCGCAGCGCCTTCGCTGCGGAATGA
- a CDS encoding methyl-accepting chemotaxis protein: MSIKLKLACAFLAVLLLSGIAAVSAIRGFGIVNRHMTEIVEGEVRQVINAERLQAAQLKLKAAIRDHVINVDAQAMLRIEDEMGDARREQKEALDLLFAGALDAEDRRILDAYVALREKISAINDQAIENSRKNDLDGVRRLLLAPDYLAMQKEREGLVGTFVTRQLGHLDMLKSQAVADARKAVTILVVTFLLAGVVGAVAAIWITVTIGRGLRRALELSQRVAQGDLSGTADARGRDEIAALLASNNAMVLKLREIVGGVTTVARQVASGSAEMAATSEQLSQGANEQASATEEASASVEQMAANIKQAADNAAQTEQMATRAAHDARASGQAVGEAVDAMRAIADRIMVVQEIARQTDLLALNAAVEAARAGEHGRGFAVVASEVRKLAERSQTAAAEISSLSAGTMRAAMGAGEMLGNLVPTIEKTSQLVTDISVASRELAAGAQQVATAIQQLDKVTQQNSSASQELADGATDLSTHAGQLESTVAFFRIDDRPAATVAATPNLQVVRASRPVTVATEAPRKPAGGGFEFSLDGAEDDLDRAFQRNLSQWQK; the protein is encoded by the coding sequence ATGTCCATCAAGCTAAAGCTCGCCTGCGCCTTCCTTGCTGTCCTTCTCCTGTCCGGGATCGCGGCCGTATCGGCGATCCGCGGCTTCGGCATCGTGAACCGGCATATGACGGAGATTGTCGAGGGCGAGGTGCGGCAGGTGATCAACGCCGAAAGGCTGCAGGCGGCGCAGCTGAAGCTGAAGGCGGCAATCCGCGATCACGTGATCAACGTCGATGCGCAGGCGATGCTGCGCATCGAGGACGAGATGGGGGATGCCCGCCGCGAGCAGAAGGAGGCGCTTGACCTGCTGTTCGCGGGCGCGCTCGATGCCGAGGATCGCCGCATCCTCGACGCCTATGTCGCGCTGCGCGAGAAGATCTCGGCCATCAACGATCAGGCGATCGAAAACTCGCGGAAGAACGATCTCGACGGCGTCCGCCGGTTGCTCCTCGCACCGGACTATCTGGCCATGCAGAAGGAGCGCGAGGGTCTCGTCGGCACCTTCGTCACCCGCCAGCTGGGCCATCTCGACATGCTGAAGTCGCAGGCCGTCGCGGACGCGCGCAAGGCGGTCACGATCCTCGTGGTCACGTTCCTGCTCGCGGGCGTCGTGGGCGCGGTGGCGGCGATCTGGATCACCGTGACCATCGGCCGGGGCCTTCGCCGCGCGCTCGAACTGTCGCAGCGGGTGGCGCAGGGCGACCTGTCGGGCACCGCCGACGCCCGCGGCCGGGACGAGATCGCGGCCCTTCTCGCCTCGAACAATGCGATGGTGCTGAAGCTGCGCGAGATCGTGGGCGGGGTGACCACCGTGGCGCGTCAGGTCGCCTCGGGCAGCGCCGAGATGGCCGCCACCTCCGAGCAGCTGTCGCAGGGCGCCAACGAGCAGGCCTCGGCGACCGAGGAAGCCTCGGCCTCGGTCGAGCAGATGGCGGCCAACATCAAGCAGGCCGCCGACAACGCGGCCCAGACCGAGCAGATGGCGACCCGGGCCGCGCATGACGCCCGCGCCTCGGGGCAGGCGGTGGGCGAGGCGGTCGACGCCATGCGCGCCATCGCCGACCGCATCATGGTCGTGCAGGAGATCGCGCGGCAGACCGACCTTCTGGCGCTGAACGCGGCGGTCGAGGCCGCGCGGGCGGGCGAGCATGGCCGCGGCTTCGCGGTCGTGGCCTCGGAGGTGCGCAAGCTTGCCGAGCGCAGCCAGACGGCCGCCGCCGAGATCTCGTCGCTCTCTGCCGGCACGATGCGCGCCGCGATGGGCGCGGGCGAGATGCTGGGCAACCTCGTGCCGACCATCGAGAAGACGTCGCAGCTGGTGACGGACATCTCGGTCGCCTCGCGGGAACTGGCGGCGGGTGCGCAGCAGGTGGCCACGGCCATCCAGCAGCTCGACAAGGTCACCCAGCAGAACAGCTCCGCCTCGCAGGAGCTTGCGGACGGCGCCACCGATCTTTCGACCCACGCCGGGCAGCTGGAAAGCACCGTCGCCTTCTTCCGCATCGACGACCGCCCGGCCGCGACCGTGGCCGCCACGCCGAATCTGCAGGTCGTGCGGGCCAGCCGGCCCGTGACGGTGGCGACGGAGGCACCGCGCAAGCCTGCCGGCGGAGGGTTCGAATTCAGCCTCGACGGCGCCGAGGACGATCTGGACCGCGCGTTCCAGCGCAACCTGAGCCAGTGGCAGAAATGA
- a CDS encoding GMC family oxidoreductase, with protein MPAPYDLNDDTVVVIIGTGSGGGVLANELAQRGVSVVSLEAGGRYLPEDYINDEWESFGQLAWVDPRTTSGDWRVAKDFSGLPAWIVKAVGGTSIHWAGASLRFQEHEFKALSTYGPVAGANLLDWPIDLAELEPWYDKAEAKLGVTRTGDRAGLPGNNNFKVFEAGARKIGYSEVHTGRMAINSAEGDGRHQCMQTGFCFQGCKWGAKWSAAYTDIPRGEATGLLEVRDHSHALKIEHDAGGRVTGVTYIDREGNSRTQKARIVCVAGNSIESPRLLLNSASDAYPQGLANSSGQVGRNYMRHVTGSVYGIFDKPVKMWRGTTMAGIMQDEARHDPSRGFVGGYELETLSLGLPFMAAFLDPGAWGREFTTALDAYENMAGLWIVGEDMPQETNRITLNPGVRDKFGQPAPDVHFSDHPNDIAMRRHAYRQGTAIYEAMGATRTLPTPPYPSTHNLGTNRMSEDPRLGVVNRWGQSHDIENLFISDGSQFTTGAAENPTLTIVALAIRQADHIASEIAKGVL; from the coding sequence ATGCCTGCACCCTACGATCTGAACGACGACACGGTGGTCGTCATCATCGGCACCGGCTCGGGCGGTGGCGTGCTTGCCAACGAGCTGGCGCAGCGCGGCGTCAGTGTCGTCTCGCTGGAAGCCGGCGGCCGCTACCTGCCGGAAGACTACATCAACGACGAATGGGAGAGCTTCGGCCAGCTGGCCTGGGTCGATCCGCGCACCACCTCGGGCGACTGGCGGGTGGCGAAGGATTTTTCCGGCCTGCCCGCCTGGATCGTGAAGGCGGTAGGCGGCACCTCGATCCACTGGGCGGGGGCCTCGCTGCGCTTCCAGGAGCACGAGTTCAAGGCGCTCTCGACCTACGGTCCGGTGGCGGGGGCGAACCTGCTCGACTGGCCCATCGACCTGGCCGAGTTGGAACCCTGGTATGACAAGGCCGAGGCCAAGCTGGGCGTGACCCGCACCGGCGACCGCGCGGGATTGCCGGGCAACAACAACTTCAAGGTGTTCGAGGCCGGCGCCCGCAAGATCGGCTATTCGGAGGTGCACACCGGCCGGATGGCGATCAACAGCGCCGAAGGCGACGGGCGCCACCAGTGCATGCAGACCGGCTTCTGCTTCCAGGGCTGCAAGTGGGGCGCGAAATGGTCGGCGGCCTATACGGACATCCCGCGCGGCGAGGCGACCGGCCTGCTGGAGGTGCGCGACCACTCCCACGCCCTGAAGATCGAGCATGACGCTGGCGGCCGCGTGACCGGGGTCACCTACATCGACCGCGAGGGCAACAGCAGGACACAGAAGGCCCGCATCGTCTGCGTGGCGGGCAACTCGATCGAAAGCCCGCGGCTCCTGCTCAATTCGGCCTCGGACGCCTATCCGCAGGGTCTTGCGAACTCCTCGGGTCAAGTCGGGCGCAACTACATGCGCCACGTCACCGGATCGGTCTACGGCATCTTCGACAAGCCGGTGAAGATGTGGCGCGGCACGACGATGGCAGGCATCATGCAGGACGAGGCCCGGCACGACCCCTCGCGCGGCTTCGTGGGCGGCTACGAGCTCGAGACGCTGTCGCTCGGCCTGCCGTTCATGGCGGCCTTCCTCGACCCCGGGGCATGGGGGCGCGAGTTCACCACGGCGCTCGATGCCTACGAGAACATGGCGGGCCTGTGGATCGTGGGCGAGGACATGCCGCAGGAGACGAACCGGATCACGCTGAACCCGGGCGTCAGGGACAAGTTCGGGCAGCCGGCGCCGGATGTCCATTTCTCCGACCACCCGAACGACATCGCCATGCGGAGGCATGCCTACCGGCAGGGCACCGCGATCTACGAGGCGATGGGCGCCACGCGAACCCTGCCCACCCCGCCCTATCCCTCGACGCACAACCTCGGCACCAACCGCATGTCCGAGGATCCCCGGCTGGGCGTCGTGAACCGCTGGGGACAGAGCCACGACATCGAGAACCTGTTCATCTCGGACGGCAGCCAGTTCACCACGGGCGCGGCCGAGAACCCGACCCTGACCATCGTGGCACTTGCGATCCGCCAGGCCGACCATATCGCCAGCGAGATCGCGAAGGGCGTCCTCTGA